CAGTGGGGCAACCTCACCAGCGGAACCGAACTCATCCGCAAGGTGGAAGGCAAGAGCGTCCACGCACTTGGCACGCCGCTCATCACCAACTCCGACGGCACCAAGTTCGGCAAGAGCGAAGGCAACGCCATCTGGCTGGACCCGGACATGTGCAGCCCGTACACGTTCTACCAGTTCTGGCTCAACACGGCCGATGCCGATGTGGTGGATCGCCTCAAGGTGTTCACGTTCCTTTCGCGCGCGGAGATTGAGGCGCTCGGCCAGGCCGTGGAGGAGCGTCCGTTTGCCCGTGAAGGTCAGAAGAAGCTTGCCTTCGAGGTGACCTCCTTGGTGCACGGCGTCGACGCAACCGAGAAAGTCATCGCCGCTTCGGCTGCCTTGTTCGGGAACGGCGACCTCACCGTACTGGATGAGCGGACCCTTGAAGCAGCCACGGCGGAACTTCCCTCCGCGACGATTAGTGCCGACGGCCTGGGCATCATTGACCTCCTGGTTGCTTCGGGTCTGTCAGACAGCAAGTCGGCCGCCCGCCGGACCGTGGGCGAGGGCGGTGCCTACGTGAACAACACCAAAGTGTCCGATCCCGACGCCATCATTGGCCAGGACGAACTGCTTCATGGCCGGTACTTGCTCCTCCGCCGGGGCAAGAAGAACCTGGCAACCATCGAGGTTTCGGCCTAGGTCCTCGTTTCAATCGCGTCACGAAAGGGCCGGCAACCGTTATGGTTGCCGGCCCTTTTCGCGTGTCAGCGGAATTGTTTGCGGGTGAGCGGCTTCGCTGGGGTGGTGCGTGGCGGTTGGGTCGGTGAGTGGGGTTGGGTCGGTGGCGGCGGTCATCCTCTGTGCGCTCGGTCGTTCCTCCCTTGGACGCGTGCTGCCGGATAACCGCCTCCACCTTCCGACGCTCTCTCACTTCCCGGGGGTTTTTGTGGATCGCTCTCTCACTTATTAGCCGTTTTTGGGCGTCGTTCTCTCGCGTCCCGCGGGTTTGGGGGGCGTCGTTCTCTCACGTCCGGCGGGTTTGGGGGGCGTCGCTCTCTCACGTCCGGCGGGTTTGGGGGGCGTCGCTCTCTGGTTTTGCGGGTTGGGTGGGTGTTCGACGGCGGGTGGTTGTGGTGTGTTCGGGGTCTTGCCTGTGGTGGGATGGTTGGGTTGTGTGACGTGTTTCACTGACGATGCTTTCCTGGGGTTTTTGCTGGTTTGGGGTCTTGGTGAGCGTGTTGGGCCCGTGTTTGCGGGGTTTTGTGGTCGCTGGGGGTTGATTTGTGCCGGGACCCGTGGGCGTGTAATGTCTTCTGAGTCGCCGCGAGTGAGACAGCTTGGAGCTGAGAACCGCGGAGGCCAACCCCTTTGATAACAGCCTGAAAATTGGCACGCTTTTGAGTGTGCACGGGGAGGGTGGGGCCGAGGCCTGGATCGGGAATCGCGGAAACGTTGATTTGCAAAGATCTGGCTGATCGGGTAAGTTTGAAAAGTTGCTCCGGAGCGATCCCGGGCCCCTGTGGGGGTTTGGGTGGTGCCGGTTAGTGTCTGTTGTTTGAGAACTCAATAGTGTGCCAAGTTTGTTGATACCGATTGTTTTTTGATTGGTTGAAATTATGGCTGGATCATTGCGCACCCCCGTGTGTGGTGGTCTGGTTTTCAGCTGGTTTCGAATTTTGTGCAGCCGCGTTTACCGTTATTTCCGGTGGGTGTGGTTGTGTCTGTTTGATTTGTTTTTTTCAACGGAGAGTTTGATCCTGGCTCAGGATGAACGCTGGCGGCGTGCTTAACACATGCAAGTCGAACGATGATCCCAGCTTGCTGGGGGATTAGTGGCGAACGGGTGAGTAACACGTGAGTAACCTGCCCTTGACTCTGGGATAAGCCTGGGAAACTGGGTCTAATACCGGATACGACCATTCCACGCATGTGGTGGTGGTGGAAAGCTTTTGTGGTTTTGGATGGACTCGCGGCCTATCAGCTTGTTGGTGGGGTAATGGCCTACCAAGGCGACGACGGGTAGCCGGCCTGAGAGGGTGACCGGCCACACTGGGACTGAGACACGGCCCAGACTCCTACGGGAGGCAGCAGTGGGGAATATTGCACAATGGGCGCAAGCCTGATGCAGCGACGCCGCGTGAGGGATGACGGCCTTCGGGTTGTAAACCTCTTTCAGTAGGGAAGAAGCGTAAGTGACGGTACCTGCAGAAGAAGCGCCGGCTAACTACGTGCCAGCAGCCGCGGTAATACGTAGGGCGCAAGCGTTATCCGGAATTATTGGGCGTAAAGAGCTCGTAGGCGGTTTGTCGCGTCTGCTGTGAAAGACCGGGGCTCAACTCCGGTTCTGCAGTGGGTACGGGCAGACTAGAGTGCAGTAGGGGAGACTGGAATTCCTGGTGTAGCGGTGAAATGCGCAGATATCAGGAGGAACACCGATGGCGAAGGCAGGTCTCTGGGCTGTAACTGACGCTGAGGAGCGAAAGCATGGGGAGCGAACAGGATTAGATACCCTGGTAGTCCATGCCGTAAACGTTGGGCACTAGGTGTGGGGGACATTCCACGTTTTCCGCGCCGTAGCTAACGCATTAAGTGCCCCGCCTGGGGAGTACGGCCGCAAGGCTAAAACTCAAAGGAATTGACGGGGGCCCGCACAAGCGGCGGAGCATGCGGATTAATTCGATGCAACGCGAAGAACCTTACCAAGGCTTGACATGAACCGGAAAGACCTGGAAACAGGTGCCCCGCTTGCGGTCGGTTTACAGGTGGTGCATGGTTGTCGTCAGCTCGTGTCGTGAGATGTTGGGTTAAGTCCCGCAACGAGCGCAACCCTCGTTCTATGTTGCCAGCGCGTGATGGCGGGGACTCATAGGAGACTGCCGGGGTCAACTCGGAGGAAGGTGGGGACGACGTCAAATCATCATGCCCCTTATGTCTTGGGCTTCACGCATGCTACAATGGCCGGTACAAAGGGTTGCGATACTGTGAGGTGGAGCTAATCCCAAAAAGCCGGTCTCAGTTCGGATTGGGGTCTGCAACTCGACCCCATGAAGTCGGAGTCGCTAGTAATCGCAGATCAGCAACGCTGCGGTGAATACGTTCCCGGGCCTTGTACACACCGCCCGTCAAGTCACGAAAGTTGGTAACACCCGAAGCCGGTGGCCTAACCCTTGTGGGGGGAGCCGTCGAAGGTGGGACCGGCGATTGGGACTAAGTCGTAACAAGGTAGCCGTACCGGAAGGTGCGGCTGGATCACCTCCTTTCTAAGGAGCTGCTAACAACTGGTTGCTGTGCCTGCATGGGTGTGGTGGTGGTTGTCAGTGTTGCCCATTGCGCAGGCGTCTGTTCTGCGGTGGGTGCTCATGGGTGGAATATCAACGAATCAAATTTTTTTGGCATGGCCTTGACTGGTTGTGTCCTGGTGCTAGTACGGCGGTCTGTGTCCCTTTTTGGGGGTGTGGGTTGTGTGGAACGTGGCTGGGGCGTGGTTGGTGTGGGGTTGTGTTTGGCGCACTGTTGGGTCCTGAGGCAACAGGACCTTTTTGCAGCAATGCATAGGGGGCACTTCTGGTGTTTCTTTTGTTCCTGCTTCCGGTACGGCCGCTCGTGTGCATGGCTCCCCTTTTTTGGTGGGGGTTGTGGTGGGTGGTGGTCTGGTTGACGGGGTTGTTGTTTGAGAACTACATAGTGGACGCGAGCATCTAGAACATGCATGTGGCTGATCGTCTTTATCCCTTTTTGGGTGGGGTGGTTGGTGTGTGTGTTCTTACAGCAATTTCTTATGAATGAACCTGGCCCTTTGTGGTCGTGGTTCTCTCGAATAGATGATGCATCGTAAGACCGGCGGGCCCTTTGGGGTTTGTTGGTTTTTGTGTGTGGTCAAGTTTTTAAGGGCACACGGTGGATGCCTTGGCATTAGGAGCCGAAGAAGGACGTAGGAATCTGCGATAAGCCTGGGGGAGTTGATAACCGAGCGTTGATCCCAGGATGTCCGAATGGGGAAACCCCGCACAACGCTGTCATGGTGATTGTGTGACCCGCATCTGAACACATAGGGTGCGTGGGGGGAACGCGGGGAAGTGAAACATCTCAGTACCCGCAGGAAGAGAAAACAATAGTGATTCCGTTAGTAGTGGCGAGCGAACGCGGATCAGGCTAAACCGTTTCATGTGTGATAGCCGGCGGGCGTTGCATGGGCGGGGTTGTGGGACTTTCCGTTCTGGTTCTGCCGGACCAGTGAGGTGAGGTGCAGGCATAGGTGAACGGTCTTGAAAGGCCGGCCAGAGAGGGTGTGAGCCCCGTAACCGTAATGTTGTGCACGGCCTGGGGAGTATCCCAAGTAGCACGGGGCCCGAGAAATCCCGTGCGAATCTGTCAGGACCACCTGATAAGCCTAAATACTTCCTAATGACCGATAGCGGACCAGTACCGTGAGGGAAAGGTGAAAAGTACCCCGGGAGGGGAGTGAAACAGTACCTGAAACCGTGTGCTTACAATCCGTCGGAGCAGTCTTGTTACTGTGACGGCGTGCCTTTTGAAGAATGAGCCTGCGAGTTAGTGTTACGTCGCGAGGTTAACCCGTGTGGGGTAGCCGTAGCGAAAGCGAGTCTGAATAGGGCGAGTGTAGTGGCGTGATCTAGACCCGAAGCGGAGTGATCTACCCATGGCCAGGTTGAAGCGACGGTAAGACGTCGTGGAGGACCGAACCCACTTCAGTTGAAAATGGAGGGGATGAGCTGTGGGTAGGGGTGAAAGGCCAATCAAACTCCGTGATAGCTGGTTCTCCCCGAAATGCATTTAGGTGCAGCGTTGCGTGTTTCTTGCCGGAGGTAGAGCTACTGGATGGCCGATGGGCCCTACAAGGTTACTGACGTCAGCCAAACTCCGAATGCCGGTAAGTCAGAGCGCAGCAGTGAGACTGTGGGGGATAAGCTTCATAGTCGAGAGGGAAACAGCCCAGACCACCAACTAAGGCCCCTAAGCGTGTGCTAAGTGGGAAAGGATGTGGAGTTGCGAAGACAACCAGGAGGTTGGCTTAGAAGCAGCCATCCTTGAAAGAGTGCGTAATAGCTCACTGGTCAAGTGATTCCGCGCCGACAATGTAGCGGGGCTCAAGTACACCGCCGAAGTTGTGGATTTCACATATTGCCCTAGCCTTCGTGGTTCAGGGGTGTGGAGTGGTAGGGGAGCGTCGTGTGGGCAGTGAAGTCGCGGTGGAAACCAGCGGTGGAGCCTACACGAGTGAGAATGCAGGCATGAGTAGCGAAAGACGGGTGAGAAACCCGTCCGCCGAATGATCAAGGGTTCCAGGGTCAAGCTAATCTGCCCTGGGTAAGTCGGGACCTAAGGCGAGGCCGACAGGCGTAGTCGATGGACAACGGGTTGATATTCCCGTACCGGCGAAAAACCGTCCATGCCAAGCGGGGGATACTAACCGCCCGGAGCCTGCCCTATCACCCTTGTGGTGTGTGGGTTTTGGCCGAGCGCGGGATCTGATCCCGGGAGGTAAGCGTATTAACAGGTGTGACGCAGGAAGGTAGCCGGGCCGGGCGATGGTTGCCCCGGTCTAAGGATGTAGGGTCAGGGATAGGCAAATCCGTTCCTGTGTGTTTCGAGCACGATCCTGAGATCTGATGGGACCCCCGTTCGGGGGGATCCGGTGATCCTATGCTGCCAAGAAAAGCATCGACGCGAGGTTTTAGCCGCCCGTACCCCAAACCGACACAGGTGATCAGGTAGAGAATACCAAGGCGATCGAGAGAATTATGGTTAAGGAACTCGGCAAAATGCCCCCGTAACTTCGGGAGAAGGGGGGCCTGCCCCGTGATGGAGACTTGCTCTCCGTGAGCGGGTGTGGGCCGCAGAGACCAGGGGGAAGCGACTGTTTACTAAAAACACAGGTCCGTGCGAAGTCGCAAGACGATGTATACGGACTGACTCCTGCCCGGTGCTGGAAGGTTAAGAGGACCGGTTAGCCCTTACGGGCGAAGCTGAGAATTTAAGCCCCAGTAAACGGCGGTGGTAACTATAACCATCCTAAGGTAGCGAAATTCCTTGTCGGGTAAGTTCCGACCTGCACGAATGGAGTAACGACTTCCCCGCTGTCTCAACCATAAACTCGGCGAAATTGCAGTACGAGTAAAGATGCTCGTTACGCGCAGCAGGACGGAAAGACCCCGAGACCTTTACTATAGTTTGGTATTGGTGTTCGGAGTGGCTTGTGTAGGATAGGTGGGAGACGTTGAAACCCGGACGCCAGTTCGGGTGGAGTCATCGTTGAAATACCACTCTGGTCACTTTGGACATCTAACTTCGGCCCGTGATCCGGGTCAGGGACAGTGCCTGATGGGTAGTTTAACTGGGGCGGTTGCCTCCTAAAAAGTAACGGAGGCGCCCAAAGGTTCCCTCAGCCTGGTTGGCAATCAGGTGTCGAGTGTAAGTGCACAAGGGAGCTTGACTGTGAGAGAGACATCTCAAGCAGGGACGAAAGTCGGGACTAGTGATCCGGCGGTACATTGTGGAATGGCCGTCGCTCAACGGATAAAAGGTACCTCGGGGATAACAGGCTGATCTTGCCCAAGAGTCCATATCGACGGCATGGTTTGGCACCTCGATGTCGGCTCGTCGCATCCTGGGGCTGGAGTAGGTCCCAAGGGTTGGGCTGTTCGCCCATTAAAGCGGTACGCGAGCTGGGTTTAGAACGTCGTGAGACAGTTCGGTCCCTATCCGCTGCGCGCGCAGGAAATTTGAGAAGGGCTGTCCTTAGTACGAGAGGACCGGGACGGACGAACCTCTGGTGTGTCAGTTGTACTGCCAAGTGCATCGCTGATTAGCTACGTTCGGATGGGATAACCGCTGAAAGCATCTAAGCGGGAAGCTCGCTTCAAGATGAGATTTCCATACACATTATGTGTGAGAGGCCCCCAGCCAGACCACTGGGTTGATAGGCCGGATGTGGAAGCGAGGACTAAAGACTCGTGAAGCTGACCGGTACTAATAGGCCAACAACTTACACCACACAACACACACTGCACGCGTCCACTATGTGGTTCCCGAACAACAACCGTTCGAACCAGGAACCAACAACAACTAAATACACAACACCACAGTTGTAACCACAGTCTTCCCATCCCCACCCCAGAACAACCTGGACGGGGGACGGGTAACAGAGTTACGGCGGTCATAGCGTGGGGGAAACGCCCGGTCCCATTCCGAACCCGGAAGCTAAGACCCACAGCGCCGATGGTACTGCACCCGGGAGGGTGTGGGAGAGTAGGACACCGCCGGACAACCATTCACGGAGGAGCCCCGACCACACGGTCGGGGCTCCCCGCATTTAACAACCAAGCCACCCCACAGCTCTCTGCCTGGGGTGCTGTCTCCCATGGCGGATGAGCGCCGGTGGTGCGAGACGGCTTGGTAGCGTCGCGCTTGTGAGACTTGCCACGGGACGGCCTAAAGGTGCTTCCGGCGTTCGGTGGCTGTGGCGGGGTCGAATAGAATTGAACCAGATATACGAGTCGGTAGCCGAGCGCTACTGGCGGCGTGACAACGAAATAAGGGTTATGAGCGACTACGCACGCGCCAGTGGTCGGCTCGCAACAGGAGGAATCCACCATGGCTGAGCACAACGGCGGCAATCGCGGCGGCAATCGCGGAAACTTCGGAGGGAACCGCGACGACCGCGGTTCGTACCGCCCCAACAACAATTCCGGCGGAGACCCGCGCGGGTTCCGTTCCAGGGAGAACCGGGACGGTAATGATCGTCCGGCCCGTGACGGTGAGCGTCGTCCCTTTAACAGTGACCGCGGGGAGCGGCCTGCCCGTGATGGTGAGCGTCGCTCCTTCGGTGGCGACCGTGACCGTAAGCCCTTTGGCGATCGTAGTGATCGCCCGGCCCGTGATGGCGAGCGACGCCCCTTTAACAATGACCGCGGCGATCGTCCGGCTCGTGATGGTGAGCGTCGCTCCTTTGGTGGCGACCGTGACCGTAAGCCTTTCGGTGACCGTGGCGATCGTCCGGCTCGTGATGGCGATCGTCGTCCGTTCAATAATGACCGTGGCGACCGTAAGCCCTTCGGCGACCGGCCCGAGCGTGGACCGCGGAACTTTGATGGCCCCCGCCGCGACAACGATGACCGTCGCTCCTTCGGCGGCGACCGTGACCGCAAGCCCTTTGGCGATCGTAGTGATCGTCCGGCCCGCGATGGCGAGCGTCGTCCGTTCAATAATGACCGCGGCGACCGTAAGCCCTTCGGCGACCGGCCCGAGCGTGGACCGCGGAACTTTGATGGCCCCCGCCGCGACAACGATGACCGCCGCTCCTTTGGTGGCGACCGTGACCGTAAGCCGTTCGGTGACCGTGGCGATCGTCCGGCCCGTGATGGCGAGCGTCGTCCGTTCAATAATGACCGCGGCGACCGTAAGCCCTTCGGCGACCGGCCCGAGCGTGGACCGCGGAACTTTGATGGCCCC
The sequence above is a segment of the Arthrobacter sp. StoSoilB22 genome. Coding sequences within it:
- the tyrS gene encoding tyrosine--tRNA ligase — its product is MSHVNNLESQHNDPAFANVWQELKWRGLVHVSTDETELEKLLAGDPITYYCGFDPTAPSLHLGNLVQLLVMRRLQLAGHKPLGLVGGSTGLIGDPRPTAERTLNTKDTVAEWVGYLQGQVRRFLSFDGDNPARMVNNLDWTAPLSAIDFLREIGKHFRVGTMLRKDAVASRLSSDEGISYTEFSYQILQGMDYLQLFRDYGCALQTGGSDQWGNLTSGTELIRKVEGKSVHALGTPLITNSDGTKFGKSEGNAIWLDPDMCSPYTFYQFWLNTADADVVDRLKVFTFLSRAEIEALGQAVEERPFAREGQKKLAFEVTSLVHGVDATEKVIAASAALFGNGDLTVLDERTLEAATAELPSATISADGLGIIDLLVASGLSDSKSAARRTVGEGGAYVNNTKVSDPDAIIGQDELLHGRYLLLRRGKKNLATIEVSA